The Acinetobacter shaoyimingii DNA segment TTTACCATATTTGGAAATGTTTTAAATCAAAATACAAACCCGTCCAAACACGAGATGTTTCAATTTTTATTTGGATGGAAATATAGGATATTTTTTTAAAATGACTACGCAAGCACAGACCATTCAAGGCTCAATTGTCGCAATCGTCACTCCAATGTTTGAAGATGGAACTGTAGATTGGAAGGGTCTCGAAAAGCTTGTTGAATGGCATATTGCTCAAGGTACAAACAGCATTGTTGCAGTTGGTACAACTGGTGAAGCATCGACTTTAAGCATGGCTGAACACACGCAAGTGATCAAAGAAATCATTCGTGTTGCCAACAAACGTATCCCTATTATTGCTGGTACTGGTGCAAATTCAACTCACGAAGCAATTGAACTGACCAAAGAAGCCAAAGAAATTGGTGCGGATGCTGCACTTTTAGTGACTCCTTATTACAATAAACCAACGCAAGAAGGCTTATATCAACATTATAAAGCAATTGCTGAAGCTGTTGATTTACCTCAAATTCTCTATAATGTGCCTGGTCGTACAGGCGTCGACATGCACAACGAAACAGTCATTCGCCTAGCAGATATTCCGCAAATTGTGGGTATCAAAGACGCGACAGGCGACGTAGCACGTGGTGCTGAACTCATTGAAGGCTTAAAAGGCAAATCAATGACGGTTTATTCAGGCGATGATGCTACAGCTTACCAACTGATGGCGCATGGTGCTTTGGGTAACATTTCTGTGACTGCAAACGTTGCGCCAAAACAAATGAGTGAAGTCTGTGCAGCTGCCATTGCAGGTGATGCTACACGCGCTGAAGAACTGAATGATAAAGTTGCGGTTCTTCACAATGTGCTATTTTGTGAATCAAATCCAATCCCAGTGAAATGGGCATTACATGAGATGGGCTTAATCGGAACAGGGATTCGTCTTCCATTAACGCCTTTAGCAGAACAATATCGTGCTCAACTGCGAGAAGATCTAAAAGCAGTGGGTATCATTCAATAAGAGCTTTTAAATATGCAATTACGTTTAGGTTTAACACTTGTCCTTTCAGCTTTAAGTTTAGTAGGTTGTAGTAAGCTAAGTATTAACAACGGATCCTTAGACTATATCAAGAAAACGACTTCACACGAGCCACTAAAGTATCCTGAAGGCGCAATGGTTAGACCTGAAACGCCATTGTATCCATCTCCAGTGGTAGACCCTCTTGCCATTGAAAATGCGCCGACATATGAAAATCAACGTGGTAACCGTTTTGAATTGCCACGCCCAAATGTTACGCAATCCAATACTCAATTATCTGAAACAGCAACTGTTGAAGTGGGCAGACCACAACTTTTGACCGATGGAAATGGTAATCCATTGATCAAAGTTGAAGGGAACTCTGATACAATTTGGCAGTACACCACCGCAACACTAAGTAGTTTGAATCTTAATGTCGTTGCGAAAGGGAAAAACTCGCCAGAAGTAACGATTAAAGTCGATGGTCAGAATTACGTCTTAAAACTGTCTACTACAGGTTCAACAAATACCCTTGCTGTGTTTGATGCAAAGAATAACTTCGCAGATAAACAAAAAGCTGCAGAGTTGTTAACCCAGATTTATCAAAACTGGCCAGCCTAGTCGTTCTAGGCATTTTTTTCTGAAAAAGGTTCCACCATGTTAAAACAAACCTTGCTCTATACTGGTAAAGCTAAATCCG contains these protein-coding regions:
- the dapA gene encoding 4-hydroxy-tetrahydrodipicolinate synthase; amino-acid sequence: MTTQAQTIQGSIVAIVTPMFEDGTVDWKGLEKLVEWHIAQGTNSIVAVGTTGEASTLSMAEHTQVIKEIIRVANKRIPIIAGTGANSTHEAIELTKEAKEIGADAALLVTPYYNKPTQEGLYQHYKAIAEAVDLPQILYNVPGRTGVDMHNETVIRLADIPQIVGIKDATGDVARGAELIEGLKGKSMTVYSGDDATAYQLMAHGALGNISVTANVAPKQMSEVCAAAIAGDATRAEELNDKVAVLHNVLFCESNPIPVKWALHEMGLIGTGIRLPLTPLAEQYRAQLREDLKAVGIIQ
- a CDS encoding lipoprotein-34 precursor (NlpB), with product MQLRLGLTLVLSALSLVGCSKLSINNGSLDYIKKTTSHEPLKYPEGAMVRPETPLYPSPVVDPLAIENAPTYENQRGNRFELPRPNVTQSNTQLSETATVEVGRPQLLTDGNGNPLIKVEGNSDTIWQYTTATLSSLNLNVVAKGKNSPEVTIKVDGQNYVLKLSTTGSTNTLAVFDAKNNFADKQKAAELLTQIYQNWPA